The nucleotide sequence ACTGAAAAACTAGAATGGTGTCTAATACAATATAGAGATTTATTCGTAGATTTAAATCACTTACTTACAAAGGGTCGCACAAGTTCTGTTTAAGTTGAAGGAGTTCTCTaaaatttgtatggactatggAGAATTTCAAAAATAGATTAGCAATTTTTCTTATATCTTAGACAACTACCTTTGTCCCAAAATAAATGTCATTCTTGCTTCTCAtgaagtcaaatattttaaactttgactaactatatataaaaaaatattaatatttataatacataataagtctcattagatagatcgttgactATATTTTTATAAATCAAGTTAAACTTAAAAAAAATAATCAACATAAATACCGACATTTATTTTGAGATGAAGGGAGTAAAATTATTAATCCACAAGTCCATAGGGATCAATCTGCAAAAGTAGTAGCACTTGGCATGATGAGTCATGACCCTGGGGGAGACGCACGGTTCAGGAACATATAAAATTCTCCAAACGGGCCCCACCCACACACGATCACCATCACCCCCGGGCTCCCGTCCTCCCTGTACAAATAGGCACGCACACTGCCAACTCCCTACCCCATCGCCTCCGCCGCGCACACCCCCCAATCTCCGCCTCCGCCCCCGCCGCGCTCAGACGAGCCGCGGCCGCGGCCACCACCACTCTCCACTTCCCACGCCCGCTGCGGGCTCGCGGGCGGGAGGAAATCGTCTGTGCCGCCGGGGGGCGGGAATTTTGATCCGTTCGGATTCGCTGCGCCGCCGCGATGCCGGAGCGGCACCAGTCGATCGACGCGCAGCTGCGGCTGCTGGCCCCCGGGAAGGTCTCCGAGGACGACAAGCTCGTCGAGTACGACGCCCTCCTCGTCGACCGCTTCCTTGACATCCTCCAGGACCTGCACGGCCCCCACCTGCGCGAATTCGTACGCCCCCGATCGCATCAATACCCACTCCTTGTCCTCATCCCCCAGATCCGTGCTGATCAGGTGGCGTCGCTTCGCGTGCGCAGGTGCAGGAGTGCTACGAGCTCTCGGCGGAGTACGAGAACGACCGGGATGAGGCTCGGCTCGGCGAGCTCGGGAGCAAGCTCACCAGCCTGCCGCCGGGGGACTCCATCGTCGTCGCCAGTTCCTTCTCGCACATGCTCAACCTCGCCAACCTCGCCGAGGAAGTGCAGGTCGCGCAGCGCCGCCGGATCAAGCTCAAGCGTGGGGACTTCGCCGACGAGGCCTCCGCGCCCACCGAGTCGGATATCGAGGAGACGCTCAAGCGCCTCGTCTCGCAGCTCGGCAAGTCGCGGGAGGAGGTCTTCGACGCGCTCAAGAGCCAGACCGTCGACCTCGTCTTCACCGCCCACCCCACGCAGTCCGTGAGGAGGTCCCTTCTCCAGAAGCACGGCAGGTGCGGACGATCGTAGTCGTAGCGTTACTGTGGTTGCTTTGATTGAAGTCCTCTGGTTCCCCTCATGGTTCATGCGTGTGGAAGCACTGACTGCTACCCTTGATGTTGATTTGATTTCCTTGTTCCAGAATCCGTAACTGCCTGAGGCAGCTCTATGCCAAGGACATCACTGCTGACGACAAGCAGGAGCTTGATGAGGCACTTCAGAGGGAGGTAAAATATCTCGACTTCACCACTTGAGCTGAAAAAGTTTTGATAAAAAAGTCACTCGAGGTTTTAGTGCAGATTAAGCGTCCACCACAACCTTGCGGTTAACTTTTTTAGTTGGAAAATAGGTGCTCATTATTTAACTTATCATCTCTAGGCTCTTTGTTCCTCATAGTGCCAGGGGCTCGCATTTTTTTAACGTGTGGATCCAGAGCATAGGCATCTCTACATTACTGTTATTAGAAAGCTTATTTTGTTGCATTTTTTAGCCTCTTTATGTGAGTGGTGCCTGTCAGATTCCGAGACCCTAGCAAATCATTTGGCTAGAATGCTATCTCTATTGTCTATACACCGTTCTTTTAATAGTAGGATATGTAATAACTTGAACAAGACAAGGTGATAGGAAGAAAGCAGCAAAGTATGTACAATAGGGGCAGTTTCTTCCTTAAGAATCAAGAAGATATACCCAATGGGCCAATGGAGATCAGTTGATAATAGCACTTCCAGAAGGTTAGTTATCTGAGAAAGTTGGAAAGTTCTCTGGGTGTGCTGTGGCACAACAAAGATTTCCTGTGTGTGAAATTTTAGTCATTGTTATTTGTCCTACAGACTTCTACCTCAAGGTTATTGTTATCAGAATTAGCTGTCGAACTTTTGGAAATAACTAACCTTCAGTCAAACTAACTCTTAAGCACACGCAAATTATTGTTATCAGAAGTGGGCACCAAACTTTTTGAAATTAATCTGGTGAAGAGCACattatttttttagtttttacTGTAACTTGTTTTTGAGGTTATATTGTGGATTCCATTACATGTTTCAAACAAAACTCCACCTTGGTTGTACCAACATTTTTTTCTCTAAAAATGGTATTTTGTTGAACTCTGGTGTCCGCACATGACAAGCAGACAAGGTGAAAGGACAAACATTTTTTTCTCTAAAAATGTTATTTTGTTGAACTCTTGTATGCTTGCACATGACAAGCAGACAAGGTGAAAGGACAAAAAATAGTCAAATGTGCACAACAAAGGTAGTTCCTATGCTACAGTTGATTCTATATAACTGCAGATTTTTTTTGTTGACACTGCAGTTCAATTATCTGATGTTATAGTCTTTCTTCACAGAGTAGCTGAATAAAATGCTTTCGAGAGTGCAGTTTGAAGACATAAAAAAACAAGTTATGGTCATGCATTCATTTTCAGTCAATTGTGGTGAAACATATGTTTTGCTGATTTGTTGTTTGACACCCTTCCCAGATTCAAGCCGCTTTCAGAACTGATGAAATCCGCAGAACCCCTCCCACTCCTCAAGATGAAATGCGTGCTGGAATGAGTTACTTCCATGAAACTATATGGAAGGGTGTACCAAAATTCTTGCGCCGTATTGACACTGCTCTAAAAAATATTGGGATCAATGAACGTCTCCCTTACAATGCTCCTCTCATTCAGTTCTCTTCCTGGATGGGTGGTGATCGTGATGGTAACTTCTTGTTTTCATATGCCACTGTATACATAAGTGTTTGTCTGAAAAATATAATACTCCATTGAAGATTGAAGAGTTTTTGTACAAAAAACAGTTTGAATAGTTCTAAAATGTTCCAGACTCTGGTCACATGTGTAACAGAAAGTGGTTGATATTGGCTATTAAGATTCCTTTTTGCACTCAAAACTATAATACAGTTCCAAATCTTTTGGGTAGAACCTTTTTTGTTGTTTTGCTGACTAACTGTAGAAAGAAAAGCTAAAACTTCCATGCTGTATTGTTTTTGTAGGAAATCCAAGAGTAACACCAGAGGTTACACGGGATGTATGCTTGTTGGCAAGAATGATGGCTGCTAACTTGTACTTCTCTCAGATCGAAGATCTAATGTTTGAGGTACTGCAATATAAAAAGTGCTTCCCTTACATGTTAAGAGCCGCGACATTGTTTGTTCCCTGGTGCTAAAACACAATATTCTATTCTAGCTCTCTATGTGGCGCTGCAGCGATGAACTTCGGATCCGTGCAGATGAACTACATCGCTCTTCAAGAAAAGCTGCAAAGCACTATATAGGTAACAGAGCTGTAATCTAACAAGGCAATTTGGATTAAACTGCATATCTGTTGGTTAGCTTATTATTCTTGCTTTTTTCTGCTTTGGCCATGTGAAGTTATTCACTTAAATGAGAGTTCTGATCTGAAAAATGTACAAACAATTAACTCTGAAGGATGTCATTACTGTGCATGTGCGGATAATAACCTTTAAAGTATGtcatttttgtatttttattcTTATTGTCTATGGTTCACCGTAGGATTATGTATAATGGCTAACCACATCTTGGTTCTCTATACCTTTTGAATTTCCGAACACTCTACTTGCACTTCATATGCATTAGTGCATATGCACTACAAGTATGCATACTAATTCGAGAAAAAGTGTGCATGCTAATTGCCATTTATAATTTATATATGGTTTGGATACACAACCAAGCTTGAATTTGTCAGATATTTTAGAAACTGCATATGTTAGGTCCAATCAGCTAAATTTTTTGAGTTTGTAGAAAATAATTTCAATTTAATAATTAAtactactccatccgttccaaattataagacgttttggcttttttagatacattgtttttactatgtatctagacatagtgtacatctatgtgcatagcaaaaactatgtatcttaaaaagccaaaacgtcttataatttggaatggagggagtacgtagCAAAGCTAGGTGAGAGAAGGTTCGAAATATGTTCTAGAGGCTGCAAACCTCTTTCATTTTGAATCATTAATCTATTGTACTATAGTTCTTCAATAGACTTGAATATATTTTTTATGTCCTACTCCTAACATGGATGCATCACTATGTTGCTAGTATAATCTCAATATTGTGCCCTCAGTTTGGTTACTCCTTTTCGGATGTGCATGTGGTGGTTGTGTTATGAGGCTCTGTGCTTGGAGTTTAATCTGCGGGATTTTTACTGTTACAAATTAAATAGATTTTCAAACTAGCAGCATCCAGAATTAGAACTAAGTGTCTTATTAGAGCCACCACCACAATGCCAAACAGAGCCCTAATCAGCAACTTGGATGCAACACCCTACATTCTCTTGTAGAGTGAATGATTTATTACATTTTTCCCTGCAAAGAGGCTTACTGCATTTGTTCAAAGGTTTATATTACTAATTGAGCGTTGTTGCCCGCAGAATTCTGGAAGCAAGTTCCTCCGAATGAACCATATCGTGTCATACTTGGTGATGTCAGGGATAAATTGTACAACACACGTGAACGTTCTCGTCACCTATTGTCATCTGGAATTTCTGAGATTCCAGAGGAGGCAACTTTTACTAACGTTGAACAGGTTTGCTCTTTTTTCTGCGGTATACATATTTGTGATTGCAGCCATCATACTTATAGTAATCTAATTACCACCTTCTATGTTGCAGTTTCTGGAACCTCTTGAGCTCTGTTATAGATCATTATGTGCTTGTGGTGACAAACCTATAGCTGACGGAAGTCTTCTTGATTTCTTGCGTCAAGTATCAACTTTTGGGCTTGCCCTTGTGAAGCTTGACATCAGGCAGGAATCTGATCGACACACTGATGTCCTTGATTCAATAACGACACATCTTGGAATTGGCTCCTATGCTGAATGGTCTGAGGAGAAACGCCAGGATTGGCTGTTGTCTGAACTGAGGGGCAAACGTCCATTGTTTGGTTCTGATCTTCCTCAGACTGAAGAGACTGCTGATGTTTTAG is from Miscanthus floridulus cultivar M001 chromosome 7, ASM1932011v1, whole genome shotgun sequence and encodes:
- the LOC136466952 gene encoding phosphoenolpyruvate carboxylase 1-like, which encodes MPERHQSIDAQLRLLAPGKVSEDDKLVEYDALLVDRFLDILQDLHGPHLREFVQECYELSAEYENDRDEARLGELGSKLTSLPPGDSIVVASSFSHMLNLANLAEEVQVAQRRRIKLKRGDFADEASAPTESDIEETLKRLVSQLGKSREEVFDALKSQTVDLVFTAHPTQSVRRSLLQKHGRIRNCLRQLYAKDITADDKQELDEALQREIQAAFRTDEIRRTPPTPQDEMRAGMSYFHETIWKGVPKFLRRIDTALKNIGINERLPYNAPLIQFSSWMGGDRDGNPRVTPEVTRDVCLLARMMAANLYFSQIEDLMFELSMWRCSDELRIRADELHRSSRKAAKHYIEFWKQVPPNEPYRVILGDVRDKLYNTRERSRHLLSSGISEIPEEATFTNVEQFLEPLELCYRSLCACGDKPIADGSLLDFLRQVSTFGLALVKLDIRQESDRHTDVLDSITTHLGIGSYAEWSEEKRQDWLLSELRGKRPLFGSDLPQTEETADVLGTFHVLAELPADCFGAYIISMATAPSDVLAVELLQRECHVKQPLRVVPLFEKLADLEAAPAAVARLFSIDWYMNRINGKQEVMIGYSDSGKDAGRLSAAWQMYKAQEELIKVAKHYGVKLTMFHGRGGTVGRGGGPTHLAILSQPPDTIHGSLRVTVQGEVIEHSFGEELLCFRTLQRYTAATLEHGMHPPISPKPEWRALMDEMAVVATKEYRSIVFQEPRFVEYFRSATPETEYGRMNIGSRPSKRKPSGGIESLRAIPWIFAWTQTRFHLPVWLGFGAAIKHIMQKDIRNIHVLKEMYNEWPFFRVTLDLLEMVFAKGDPGIAAVYDKLLVAEDLQSFGEQLRKNYEETKELLLQVAGHKDVLEGDPYLKQRLRLRESYITTLNVCQAYTLKRIRDPSFQVSPQPPLSKEFTDESQPAELVQLNQQSEYAPGLEDTLILTMKGIAAGMQNTG